Proteins encoded within one genomic window of Mycobacteriales bacterium:
- a CDS encoding cob(I)yrinic acid a,c-diamide adenosyltransferase, which yields MSPRERKTSTVHLTRIYTRTGDDGTTALGDMSRVPKTAPRVVAYGEVDETNSAIGVALALGDLEPAVVALLTEVQNDLFDVGADLCTPIDPEPKWAPLRIDASYIDRLEAACDEHNARLAPLDSFVLPAGTTGAALLHVARTAARRAERAVWTLLADEPELTNALTATYLNRLSDLLFILARVANLTTGDVKWTPQAGRR from the coding sequence GTGAGCCCTCGCGAGCGGAAGACGTCTACGGTCCACCTCACGCGGATCTACACCCGGACGGGGGACGACGGCACCACCGCCCTCGGCGACATGAGCCGGGTGCCGAAGACCGCCCCACGGGTCGTGGCCTACGGCGAGGTCGACGAGACGAACTCCGCGATCGGCGTCGCGCTTGCCCTCGGCGACCTCGAACCCGCGGTGGTCGCGCTGCTCACCGAAGTGCAGAACGACCTGTTCGACGTGGGTGCTGACCTGTGTACGCCGATCGACCCCGAGCCGAAGTGGGCGCCGCTGCGGATCGACGCTTCCTATATCGATCGGCTCGAGGCCGCCTGCGACGAACACAACGCCCGGCTGGCACCGCTCGACTCGTTCGTGCTGCCGGCCGGTACGACGGGGGCGGCGCTGCTGCACGTGGCACGCACGGCGGCCCGACGCGCCGAGCGCGCGGTCTGGACGCTGCTCGCCGATGAGCCCGAGCTCACCAACGCGCTGACCGCGACGTACCTCAATCGCCTGTCAGACCTGCTGTTCATCCTCGCCCGGGTCGCCAACCTCACAACCGGCGACGTGAAGTGGACCCCTCAGGCCGGTCGGCGCTAG
- a CDS encoding F0F1 ATP synthase subunit epsilon: MATMQVDLVAPDRMVWSGEAEFVRARTMDGEIGILPRHIPLLGVLVEAPVTIRRSGEGELVANVTGGFLSVSADGVKILAESVEVSGES, encoded by the coding sequence ATGGCAACGATGCAGGTCGACCTCGTCGCTCCCGACCGGATGGTGTGGTCGGGGGAGGCGGAGTTCGTGCGCGCGCGCACGATGGACGGCGAGATCGGCATCCTGCCGCGGCACATCCCGCTGCTGGGGGTGCTGGTCGAGGCTCCGGTGACCATTCGGCGCAGCGGCGAGGGCGAGCTCGTCGCCAACGTGACCGGCGGCTTCCTGTCGGTCAGCGCCGACGGGGTGAAGATCCTCGCGGAGTCCGTCGAGGTCAGCGGCGAGTCCTGA